The following proteins come from a genomic window of Lolium rigidum isolate FL_2022 chromosome 5, APGP_CSIRO_Lrig_0.1, whole genome shotgun sequence:
- the LOC124657405 gene encoding formin-2-like, whose amino-acid sequence MASSYPAVVLLLLLRFSCGAVAVSSSYISRTTEQQIIASAAPAAFADADADDQSDLEGLPFLASPSGSFAAYLRRATTVDNGGDVCYVEVVQQQGGGGGTSSVWESECTPVSGADTCDLAFSPVGLELFAGGHSLWDTAVDSDPEMVSLDGAGDMRIVSRDGVTVWRTRDEPWTGQRCGAPLPVSSSASTVDVLPPPKATTGAKLLTPPAVTSALASPWGSDFSFGDQTAPPFDTEPDQMLPPPPPAADDEGSTDLPDLPLPPPPPPADPSTYWPDLPLPPPPADTYPIPIPETPEVPLYSSPPPAPPTAFVPPQTPLPALETPPFVPPPPASSGGDSGMAFMPPPAGTPHPHHLPLGASPPLVPGAVAPISGGHGRLPFGQGQGVFGQQQNQVLNGGGQPLEDSAGGWSGRERGEAAVNLAFVGVVALFFGL is encoded by the coding sequence ATGGCTTCCTCTTACCCAGCTGTCGTGCTGCTACTCTTGCTGCGGTTCTCCTgcggcgccgtcgccgtctcCTCCAGCTACATCTCAAGGACCACCGAGCAACAGATCATCGCCAGTGCCGCACCGGCGGCATTTGCGGACGCCGATGCTGATGACCAGAGCGACCTGGAGGGGCTGCCTTTCCTCGCGTCACCCTCCGGGTCCTTCGCCGCGTACCTCCGTCGCGCCACCACCGTGGACAATGGCGGGGACGTGTGCTACGTCGAGGTCGTCCAgcagcagggcggcggcggcgggactagCAGCGTGTGGGAGTCGGAGTGCACGCCGGTGAGCGGCGCCGACACGTGCGACCTGGCCTTCTCGCCGGTTGGGCTGGAGCTCTTCGCCGGCGGCCATTCCCTGTGGGACACCGCCGTGGATTCGGACCCTGAGATGGTCAGTCTCGACGGCGCGGGCGACATGAGGATCGTCAGCAGGGACGGCGTCACGGTGTGGAGGACGCGGGACGAGCCGTGGACGGGGCAGAGGTGCGGGGCGCCCTTGCCGGTGTCATCGTCGGCTTCAACTGTCGACGTGCTCCCGCCGCCGAAGGCCACCACCGGGGCGAAGCTTCTGACGCCGCCGGCGGTCACGTCGGCTCTTGCCAGTCCGTGGGGCTCGGACTTCAGTTTCGGAGACCAGACGGCGCCGCCGTTTGACACGGAGCCGGACCAGATGCTGCCTCCTCCGCCCCCGGCAGCTGACGACGAGGGTTCGACCGACTTGCCTGACCtgccgctgccaccgccgccgcccccggctgACCCATCGACCTACTGGCCGGACCTtccgctgcctcctccgccggCGGACACGTACCCGATCCCGATCCCCGAGACGCCGGAAGTGCCTCTGTACTCCTCACCTCCTCCAGCTCCTCCAACCGCATTTGTCCCACCTCAGACGCCGTTGCCAGCTCTGGAGACGCCCCCGTTCGTGCCACCGCCACCAGCTTCATCGGGTGGAGACAGCGGCATGGCATTCATGCCACCGCCTGCCGGCACGCCGCACCCGCACCATCTGCCCCTGGGGGCTTCGCCTCCGCTAGTGCCGGGCGCGGTGGCGCCGATCAGTGGCGGGCATGGCAGGCTCCCGTTCGGGCAGGGGCAAGGCGTGTTCGGCCAGCAGCAGAACCAGGTGCTGAACGGCGGGGGGCAGCCGCTGGAAGACAGCGCCGGCGGGTGGTCGGGCAGGGAGCGCGGCGAAGCGGCCGTGAACTTGGCTTTTGTTGGTGTGGTGGCTCTGTTTTTTGGCCTTTAG
- the LOC124653448 gene encoding protein XAP5 CIRCADIAN TIMEKEEPER, translating into MSGFGDGYVGTAQDAVKIRRLEKQREAERRKIEELKSKNADGQPGLLQFGSSTSEILETAFKKETVGLVTREQYVEKRVNIRTKIEEEEKEKLLKLQQEEEELQMQKRKKRRVRGDPRLSFFDEIENGSDDDEFENQETQKKQLGKDPTVETSFLPDREREAEEQAERERLKMQWSREQELVKNEPLSITYSYWDGTGHRRAIQARKGDSIGEFLRAVQQQLAPEFREVRTTSVENLLYVKEDLIIPHQHSFYELIVNKARGKSGPLFHFDVHEDVRTIADATKEKDESHAGKVVERHWYEKNKHIFPASRWEIYDPTKKWERYTIHGD; encoded by the exons ATGTCGGGGTTCGGCGACGGGTACGTGGGCACCGCGCAGGACGCGGTGAAGATCCGGCGGCTGGAGAAGCAGCGCGAGGCGGAGCGACGGAAGATCGAGGAGCTCAAGAGCAAGAACGCCGACGGCCAGCCCGGACTCCTCCAGTTCGGCTCCAGCACCTCCGAG ATTCTTGAGACTGCATTCAAGAAAGAAACCGTTGGTCTTGTTACAAGGGAGCAGTATGTTGAGAAG AGGGTTAACATAAGAACTAAGATTGAGGAGGAAGAGAAAGAGAAGCTTCTAAAATTGCAACAAGA AGAAGAAGAACTGCAGATGCAGAAAAGGAAAAAGAGGAGAGTGAGGGGAGATCCGCGTTTGTCTTTCTTTGACGAAATTGAGAACGGAAGTGATGATGATGAGTTTGAGAACC AAGAAACTCAAAAGAAACAACTTGGGAAGGATCCTACAGTTGAGACAAGTTTTCTACCTGACAG AGAGAGGGAGGCAGAGGAACAGGCAGAGCGAGAACGCTTGAAGATGCAGTGGTCGCGTGAGCAAGAACTGGTCAAAA ATGAACCTCTTTCAATCACTTACAGTTACTGGGATGGTACTGGTCACAGGAGAGCTATTCAG GCCCGCAAAGGTGACTCTATTGGAGAATTCTTAAGGGCTGTTCAACAGCAGCTTGCCCCTGAGTTCCGTGAAGTACGGACAACATCGGTTGAGAACCTACTTTATGTGAAGGAAGATCTCATTATCCCACAT CAACACAGCTTCTACGAGTTAATTGTTAATAAAGCAAGGGGCAAGAGTGGACCG CTCTTCCACTTTGATGTTCATGAGGACGTGCGTACCATCGCCGATGCAACAAAAGAGAAGGATGAG TCTCATGCAGGGAAGGTTGTAGAGAGACATTGGTATGAGAAAAACAAGCATATATTCCCGGCCTCAAGATGGGAG ATCTATGACCCGACTAAGAAGTGGGAGCGTTACACAATCCATGGGGATTAA